From the Diceros bicornis minor isolate mBicDic1 chromosome 19, mDicBic1.mat.cur, whole genome shotgun sequence genome, one window contains:
- the LOC131418182 gene encoding vomeromodulin-like, giving the protein MLTLWALVVMLAVYTGAFDLLTPPLQLRKLPDLNATLPSQIEKMLMCAELDLAGVLGNVISTVSSSNLLSVLDLTSLNILGGAGLGGVLGKGSGGKSSNLPLPLLSEATGVVGGLVPLAQETLGSLLPLGAEKNPVKGLVGSLLPLGAEKNPVKGLVGSLLPLGAEKNPVKGPVNDIGLSNLLPAVGDDRVDKLKESAQGVLNSAVPAGITNGLTGLLGNIGLEDLLIGLEVQKAAVESMTTTTTGDGILIDATTTAFIGGKGLAGPIVNILGFQVHSDMTLKIGISTNNTQCVNLQVQEKGIKVKKVSLQLVEMITESLPVPLPLDDIIPQVLTATINENIKESKSCDIDLSDFNECKNSTGLFKYRVKSYGLSAEGLSILYCGEALFNSNPVPVPGSPLPADPKNANVSLSLSHTLLSTIIVQSAKRSSVKGNNLDASIYKISYSFQPDNRMQVIYWVPVKKNGDSFATGKTTLIISHACKISKDKLRADIQAVSIQHSVIPLKAKVEVQDVMTAVLKKFLSAFVENLSQWNVPPGVTSNPLINAKVEVLKSTDLQAAN; this is encoded by the exons ATGCTGACCCTCTGGGCCCTGGTCGTCATGCTGGCCGTCTACACAGGAGCATTTGACCTGCTGACCCCAcctttacagctgagaaaacttCCTG ATCTGAACGCCACCCTGCCCTCGCAGATCGAGAAGATGCTGATGTGTGCAGAGCTAGATCTGGCTGGTGTGCTGGGAAACGTGATATCCACAGTGTCCAGCTCCAACCTGTTGTCTGTGTTAGACCTCACTTCTCTCAATATCCTTGGAGGTGCTGGCCTTGGTGGTGTCCTCGGCAAGGGGAGTGGTGGCAAGTCCTCAAATCTCCCATTGCCATTGCTCTCAGAAGCCACTGGTGTTGTAGGTGGCCTTGTACCCCTGGCCCAAGAGACTCTGGGCAGCCTACTACCCCTCGGTGCAGAGAAGAATCCCGTAAAAGGACTCGTGGGCAGCCTACTACCCCTCGGTGCAGAGAAGAATCCCGTAAAAGGACTCGTGGGCAGCCTACTACCCCTCGGTGCAGAGAAGAATCCCGTAAAAGGACCTGTCAACGACATTGGTCTCTCGAATCTCCTACCGGCTGTGGGAGATGACAGAGTTGACAAGCTCAAAGAATCCGCTCAGGGCGTGCTAAACAGTGCAGTGCCAGCAGGCATCACTAATGGGCTCACGGGCCTGCTGGGAAATATTGGCCTGGAAGATCTCTTGATAGG ATTAGAGGTTCAAAAAGCGGCTGTGGAGAGCATGACGACGACCACAACAGGCGACGGGATCCTCATCGATGCAACAACTACCGCCTTCATAGGTGGAAAAGG CCTAGCAGGACCCATAGTCAACATACTGGGATTTCAAGTGCACAGTGATATGACTCTGAAAATTGGAATTTCCACAAACAACACCCAATGCGTCAACCTCCAAGTCCAGGAGAAGGGCATCAAAGTCAAGAAAGTGTCCCTGCAGCTAGTGGAGAT GATCACAGAGTCTTTACCTGTGCCTCTGCCCTTGGATGACATCATTCCTCAAGTGCTGACAGCAACAATAAATGAGAAC ATTAAAGAATCAAAATCGTGTGACATTGATCTCAGTGATTTCAATGAATGCAAGAACT CTACTGGCTTGTTCAAGTACCGAGTTAAAAGTTACGGACTTTCTGCAGAAGGTCTTTCAATCCTCTACTGT GGCGAAGCTCTCTTTAACTCAAACCCAGTTCCCGTGCCTGGAAGTCCCCTTCCTGCAGATCCTAAAAATGCCAACGTTTCCCTATCTCTGTCCCACACCCTACTCAGCACAATCATCGTTCAGAGTGCTAAGAGGAGCTCCGTGAAG GGGAATAACCTGGATGCAAGCATCTacaaaatatcctactccttccAGCCAGACAACAGAATGCAAGTTATCTACTGGGTTCCTGTGAAAAAGAATGGTGACAGCTTTGCCACCGGGAAAACG ACCTTAATCATCTCCCACGCGTGCAAGATTTCAAAAGACAAATTGAGAGCAGACATCCAGGCTGTCAG CATTCAACACAGCGTGATACCACTTAAGGCT AAGGTCGAGGTGCAAGATGTGATGACTGCAGTTCTGAAAAAATTTTTGTCTGCCTTTGTGG aaaatttaaGTCAATGGAACGTTCCGCCAGGAGTAACCTCAAATCCTCTAATCAATGCCAAAGTTGAAGTGCTTAAATCG ACCGATCTTCAGGCAGCAAACTAA